In the Kaistella sp. 97-N-M2 genome, one interval contains:
- a CDS encoding hydroxymethylglutaryl-CoA reductase, degradative produces the protein MNHSPVEGFSKLSKQRKIDWLIKEYLSDDRSYEQVLQQYWNGDETLQKLHEEFSENTISNFYMPYSIAPNFLIDGKLFALPMAVEESSVVAAASKAAKFWIDKGGFKTTIINTKKLGHTHFIMAVEPHKILHFFNFKLKKRLFEATEAVTKNMRNRGGGILNIRLIDKTVDLENYFQLKASFDTVDSMGANFINSCLEQFGKTLVEEVQKDEEFTQEEKDSLQIVMNILSNFTPDCIVRAEVSCKIEDLKDDSGISNEEFATKFKRAVTIAEIEPFRATTHNKGIMNGVDAVVIATGNDFRATEACAHAYAAKDGKYSSLTHCTINNGIFRFWIDLPISVGVVGGLTNLHPLVKFSLALLGKPSAQELMSILAVSGLAQNFGALRSLVTTGIQKGHMKMHLFNILNQLGATEEEKNHFVTYFKDKTVTHHEVINEFNHLRNK, from the coding sequence GATGACCGCAGTTACGAACAGGTTCTTCAGCAATATTGGAACGGCGACGAAACTTTGCAAAAACTTCACGAAGAATTTTCCGAAAACACCATTTCCAACTTTTATATGCCTTACAGCATTGCCCCGAATTTCCTTATCGACGGAAAATTATTTGCGCTGCCTATGGCCGTAGAAGAAAGTTCCGTAGTCGCGGCGGCTTCGAAGGCTGCGAAATTCTGGATCGATAAAGGCGGGTTCAAAACAACCATCATCAACACGAAGAAATTAGGTCACACCCATTTTATAATGGCCGTGGAACCTCATAAAATACTGCATTTTTTCAATTTCAAATTAAAGAAAAGATTATTTGAAGCAACCGAAGCCGTAACGAAAAACATGCGCAACCGCGGCGGCGGAATCTTAAACATCCGTCTGATCGACAAAACCGTCGATCTCGAAAATTATTTTCAGCTGAAAGCCAGTTTCGACACGGTGGATTCCATGGGCGCGAATTTCATTAATTCGTGTTTGGAGCAGTTTGGAAAAACCTTGGTTGAAGAGGTTCAAAAAGACGAAGAATTCACGCAGGAAGAAAAAGATTCTTTACAGATCGTGATGAACATTTTGTCCAACTTTACGCCGGACTGTATTGTGCGCGCGGAAGTTTCCTGTAAAATCGAGGATCTGAAGGACGACAGCGGCATTTCCAACGAGGAATTCGCAACCAAATTCAAACGTGCCGTTACAATTGCCGAAATCGAACCTTTCCGCGCCACCACACATAACAAAGGAATTATGAACGGTGTTGATGCCGTTGTGATCGCAACCGGAAACGATTTTCGCGCGACCGAAGCCTGCGCTCATGCGTACGCGGCAAAAGACGGAAAATATTCAAGTCTAACGCATTGCACGATCAATAACGGAATTTTTAGATTCTGGATCGATTTGCCGATTTCCGTGGGCGTTGTCGGTGGTTTAACCAATCTTCATCCACTGGTGAAATTCTCGTTGGCACTTTTAGGAAAGCCTTCTGCGCAGGAGCTCATGAGCATTTTAGCCGTTTCGGGTTTGGCCCAAAATTTCGGCGCTCTGCGTTCCCTGGTGACTACTGGTATTCAAAAAGGTCACATGAAAATGCATCTGTTTAATATTTTGAATCAGCTTGGCGCGACGGAAGAGGAGAAAAATCATTTTGTAACGTATTTTAAAGACAAAACCGTAACGCATCATGAAGTTATTAATGAATTTAACCATCTAAGAAATAAATAA